A single genomic interval of Treponema sp. J25 harbors:
- the nifB gene encoding nitrogenase cofactor biosynthesis protein NifB, protein MHWERHPCFNESSRHRYGRVHLPVAPRCNIQCNYCNRDFDCAHESRPGVCSKIMEPAEAPEYVEALLARFPQLAVVGIAGPGDPFANPEETLKTLSLIHGAFPDLLLCVATNGLNLAPYVGELVNLGVSHVTITINTINPSVGQRLYAWVRKGKQTLNGYEAAAYLLQEQLSSIPLLKRANILVKVNTVLVPGINEHEVGILAQHLASLGVDIMNILPLYPVKGTPFARLEPPSSEMVQKARERAGTYLPQMYHCTRCRADAAGFLDQDLNVFQEKKKERGEKASGKTFSPGVRQKDNPVVLQEKNIAGAPQTGDARYRIAVATYEGLLVNQHLGEANRVQVYRLESEGWVQEDERCLPPRGGGDARWSGVAEILGDCDELWVAGIGENPRRILEKTGLVVRILEGFIHQVLEKYRPGESLEYYEVHRPHRCGEFCGGSGTGCG, encoded by the coding sequence ATGCATTGGGAACGGCATCCCTGTTTTAATGAGTCCTCCCGTCATCGTTATGGACGGGTCCATCTCCCCGTGGCACCTCGATGCAATATCCAGTGTAATTATTGTAACAGAGATTTTGACTGTGCCCACGAAAGCAGACCGGGGGTCTGTAGCAAAATAATGGAACCCGCAGAGGCTCCCGAATATGTAGAAGCTTTGCTGGCCCGATTCCCACAGCTCGCGGTGGTGGGGATCGCCGGCCCCGGGGACCCCTTTGCCAATCCGGAAGAGACCCTTAAAACCCTCAGTCTCATTCATGGAGCATTCCCAGACCTGCTCCTTTGCGTAGCTACCAATGGGTTAAACCTTGCCCCTTATGTGGGGGAACTGGTGAATTTAGGGGTTTCTCATGTGACGATTACCATAAATACGATAAACCCTTCCGTGGGGCAACGTTTGTATGCCTGGGTTCGTAAGGGTAAACAGACCCTCAATGGTTACGAGGCTGCGGCCTATCTACTCCAGGAGCAGCTTTCCAGTATTCCCTTGCTGAAAAGGGCGAACATCCTGGTAAAGGTGAATACGGTACTCGTGCCGGGTATAAACGAACATGAGGTGGGTATCCTGGCCCAGCATCTTGCTTCTCTCGGGGTGGATATCATGAATATTCTTCCCCTGTATCCTGTTAAGGGAACCCCTTTTGCCCGTTTAGAACCACCCTCTTCAGAGATGGTGCAAAAGGCTCGAGAGCGAGCGGGGACCTATCTTCCCCAGATGTATCATTGTACCCGTTGTCGCGCCGATGCGGCGGGTTTCCTTGACCAGGACCTTAATGTTTTCCAGGAAAAGAAAAAGGAGCGGGGAGAAAAAGCTTCTGGTAAGACCTTTTCTCCGGGAGTTCGCCAGAAAGACAATCCTGTCGTCCTACAGGAGAAAAATATCGCCGGTGCTCCACAGACAGGGGACGCTCGTTACCGCATAGCCGTTGCCACCTATGAGGGACTCCTGGTGAATCAACACCTGGGGGAAGCCAACAGGGTCCAGGTGTACCGATTAGAATCGGAGGGGTGGGTACAGGAAGATGAGCGGTGCCTTCCTCCGCGAGGGGGGGGTGATGCGCGGTGGTCCGGGGTGGCTGAAATCCTCGGGGATTGTGATGAACTGTGGGTTGCAGGAATAGGAGAGAATCCCCGCCGCATTCTGGAAAAAACGGGGCTCGTTGTTCGAATACTAGAGGGTTTTATTCACCAGGTTTTAGAAAAATATCGGCCAGGGGAATCCCTGGAATATTATGAGGTTCATCGCCCTCATCGCTGCGGCGAATTCTGTGGGGGGAGTGGTACCGGCTGTGGATGA